Proteins encoded together in one Anaerotignum propionicum DSM 1682 window:
- a CDS encoding metallophosphoesterase: MKILVLSDSHGRIENAKAVLQRLEQQVDMVFHLGDYDEDAKALQSMFSGLPFHYVKGNNDYGWDTPSHKLVTAQGKRFLLTHGHKERVHFNVNTVAYWGEEQGGDAVIFGHTHVPFKDGDGRVYLFNPGSISLPRDGFPPTFGIISIENERIEGAIMEFDQGTIRRRKREL, from the coding sequence ATGAAAATTTTGGTATTAAGTGATAGTCATGGGCGAATTGAAAATGCAAAGGCAGTGCTGCAAAGACTGGAGCAGCAGGTGGACATGGTTTTCCATTTAGGTGATTATGACGAGGATGCCAAAGCGCTTCAATCTATGTTTTCCGGTCTGCCTTTTCATTATGTGAAAGGAAATAATGATTATGGGTGGGATACGCCTTCGCATAAGCTGGTAACTGCCCAAGGGAAGCGCTTTTTGCTGACCCATGGACATAAAGAGCGGGTACATTTCAATGTGAACACCGTAGCCTATTGGGGAGAAGAACAGGGGGGGGATGCCGTTATTTTTGGGCATACCCATGTACCTTTCAAAGATGGTGACGGACGTGTGTATTTGTTTAATCCCGGCAGTATTTCTCTGCCAAGGGATGGATTTCCGCCCACCTTTGGAATCATTTCCATTGAAAATGAAAGAATAGAGGGCGCTATTATGGAGTTCGACCAAGGGACAATCAGACGGAGAAAACGTGAGTTATAG